The following coding sequences are from one Onychomys torridus chromosome 16, mOncTor1.1, whole genome shotgun sequence window:
- the LOC118597505 gene encoding cytochrome b-c1 complex subunit 7 has translation MAGRPAVAVSSKWLDGFRKWYYNAAGFNKLGLMRDDTIYETDDVKEAIRRLPENLYNDRMFRIKRALDLTMRHQILPKEQWTKYEEDKFYLEPYLKEVIRERKEKEEWMKK, from the exons ATGGCGGGTCGACCTGCTG TTGCAGTGTCAAGCAAGTGGCTGGATGGTTTTCGAAAATGGTATTATAATGCTGCAGGATTCAACAAGCTGG GGTTAATGCGAGATGATACAATATACGAGACTGATGATGTGAAAGAAGCCATAAGAAGGCTTCCTGAGAATCTTTATAATGACAGAATGTTTCGAATTAAGAGAGCTCTGGACCTGACCATGAGGCATCAGATCTTGCCTAAAGAACAGTGGACAAAATATGAGGAG GACAAATTCTACCTTGAACCCTATCTGAAAGAGGTTATtcgggaaagaaaagagaaagaagaatggatgaagaagtGA